From Variimorphobacter saccharofermentans, one genomic window encodes:
- a CDS encoding LacI family DNA-binding transcriptional regulator, translated as MKKTATRADVARAAGVSVASVSRAVNNSGYIKKDTKERILEIAKNMGYNPNPIALSLQSQKTRQLILYQNDIITSYNLQFFNGATRAAYKRGYSIFLDINCEFDKIRRHLVDGVIFSLEALAEKYINTVGVNYYLPVVVTSNDASFSFAHPVHNVLIDNHKVVNMGIDYLMNKGHRKIGMVLQDKGKNSEIRYRIWKTRMEQYKRDSGINIDLDELVIRAEISNSENMHIGHLDPTLRLQSSDDNYTNYASFSIGKRAAEIYLKSNTSATALLCFNDDIAYGFIRGVEKNGVRVPEDISVMGIDGIYLREWLEKKITTVSIDPENLGTLSTNVMIDILEDKNPKYINWTSPKILEGETVKDITVR; from the coding sequence ATGAAAAAGACTGCCACAAGGGCAGATGTCGCAAGAGCAGCGGGTGTTTCGGTTGCTTCTGTGAGCCGTGCAGTAAATAATTCAGGTTACATTAAAAAAGATACTAAGGAGCGAATATTGGAGATAGCAAAGAATATGGGTTATAACCCTAATCCAATCGCGTTATCGCTGCAGAGTCAAAAGACTAGGCAACTTATTCTTTATCAAAACGACATTATTACGTCGTACAATCTTCAATTTTTTAATGGCGCAACAAGAGCTGCTTATAAACGGGGATATTCAATATTTCTTGATATCAATTGTGAATTTGATAAAATAAGGAGACATTTGGTTGATGGGGTTATATTTTCTTTAGAAGCTTTAGCTGAAAAATACATTAACACAGTGGGAGTAAATTATTATTTACCAGTAGTTGTTACCTCAAACGATGCAAGCTTCTCATTTGCCCATCCAGTCCATAATGTCCTGATTGATAATCACAAGGTAGTTAACATGGGTATTGATTACCTTATGAATAAAGGACATCGGAAAATTGGAATGGTATTACAAGATAAAGGAAAGAACAGCGAAATAAGATATCGGATATGGAAAACACGTATGGAGCAATATAAACGTGATTCTGGTATAAATATAGACTTAGATGAACTCGTCATACGGGCAGAAATAAGTAATAGCGAAAATATGCATATTGGGCACCTTGATCCAACACTGAGATTGCAATCTTCTGATGACAATTATACAAATTATGCGTCCTTCAGTATAGGAAAAAGAGCAGCGGAGATATACCTGAAAAGTAACACCTCAGCAACGGCCTTATTGTGCTTTAACGATGATATAGCGTATGGTTTCATCAGAGGTGTGGAGAAGAATGGGGTTCGTGTACCCGAGGACATTTCAGTCATGGGGATAGATGGTATATATTTACGAGAATGGCTTGAAAAAAAAATAACAACAGTATCTATTGATCCGGAAAACCTCGGTACTCTTTCCACAAATGTTATGATAGATATTTTGGAAGATAAAAATCCAAAGTACATAAATTGGACTTCACCAAAGATACTTGAAGGAGAAACAGTCAAAGATATTACGGTGCGTTGA
- a CDS encoding glycoside hydrolase family 2 TIM barrel-domain containing protein — MMNRIWENQHVTQKNRYPMHSPYGAYETVEQALDGNRSISKYVQSLNGLWKFKLSENPMDTPEGFEAVNYNDSDWEDIPVPSNWELQGYGQPVYTNILYPFKREGANSHFEIELAEGEVVLNAPFVPEKNLTGCYRTTFEAPDYYKGKDVFIEFGGVESCFYLWVNGIEIGYSQDSKLDAAFDITNIIKTGTNTLALKVLQFCDGSYLEDQDYWHLSGIHRDVRVYAKEKQRIFDYKVETLFQGDNYDKAELRVMLQPNNTVRGYGECHVKLSLYDAERRLITAFQSKPYAQCGFYLGPNYIAFPSTWIEKPRLWSAEDPYLYTLVMETIDGSGKVTDIESTRVGFRKLEIRKDGVLCINGKRLIVRGVNLHEFCPETGRYVSEEYMRQQITQMKRLNFNAVRHSHYPHSSIWYDLCDEMGMYLIDEANIETHEYGGQLSASAEWTAAYMERALRMVLRNKNHPSVIIWSLGNESGAGANHAAMYGWIKEYDKTRYVQYESTNPGSNISDIIASMYPPKEWIEEKMTDSTDLRPFIMCEYAYAKSNSNGNFKMYWDMVEKYPRFQGGLIWDFQDKALVQRREDGSVRYVYAGAFNEEVRDPVEDMCLNGVVFPDLSWKPAAYEIRNCQAPVEITYNPKQPFMERSEYYIKNKYLFRDLGHLRILWDLQCDGSIIESGELKQYLTLPGMSDRLELEYTHEKVYGEAFINLRVVLRENSSLGKAGEVVYTCQVPVEESVLRDQEVVIHGEKLTMKETLDEILIVGDTTEVRFDKHRCHFTKVFLHGTEAFAGGIDNFYRAATGIDEGTKHPHFNYLAGWLEEELREPKISVHKVEVAATDTQIFIFTKVSYNHEKLVVNTQYRIGSRGIEINKTVINNCISETIPRIGLSFVLNKEKDRITWYGRGPWENYRDRKEAAHIGCYSSTVAEQYIPYIKPVECGGKEDVRYLVVQDSSGRGIRITGAIPFHFDIHDYSILACDKANYEDELIRDGNIYMNVDYLHAGLGGDNGWSKNIHPEYRIGKGYYNYQITIEVLC; from the coding sequence ATGATGAATAGGATCTGGGAAAATCAACATGTAACACAAAAAAACAGATATCCGATGCATTCTCCATATGGTGCCTATGAAACAGTTGAACAGGCACTTGACGGTAACCGTTCGATATCAAAATATGTTCAAAGCTTAAATGGATTATGGAAATTCAAATTATCAGAGAATCCAATGGACACACCGGAAGGCTTTGAAGCGGTAAACTATAATGACTCTGACTGGGAGGATATACCGGTTCCCTCTAATTGGGAACTTCAGGGTTATGGACAGCCTGTTTATACCAATATCTTATATCCATTTAAGAGAGAAGGCGCAAATTCTCATTTTGAGATAGAACTCGCAGAGGGTGAGGTTGTATTGAATGCGCCTTTTGTACCGGAAAAGAATTTGACCGGATGCTATCGTACTACATTTGAAGCACCTGATTATTATAAAGGAAAGGATGTATTTATTGAATTTGGTGGAGTGGAATCCTGTTTTTATCTATGGGTGAATGGTATTGAAATAGGATATTCCCAGGATAGTAAACTGGATGCAGCCTTTGATATTACGAATATTATCAAAACCGGAACGAATACGCTAGCGCTGAAAGTATTACAATTTTGTGATGGAAGCTATCTGGAGGATCAGGATTACTGGCACCTATCCGGTATTCATCGTGATGTAAGAGTCTATGCGAAGGAAAAACAAAGGATTTTTGATTATAAGGTTGAAACACTGTTTCAAGGAGATAATTATGATAAAGCGGAGCTGAGAGTAATGCTCCAGCCGAACAATACAGTGAGGGGGTATGGCGAATGCCACGTTAAGTTAAGTCTTTATGATGCTGAAAGAAGACTGATAACCGCATTTCAAAGTAAGCCTTATGCACAATGCGGCTTTTACCTTGGTCCCAATTATATAGCATTTCCTTCCACCTGGATTGAGAAACCAAGGCTTTGGTCTGCAGAGGACCCATATCTATATACATTAGTTATGGAGACAATTGATGGTAGTGGAAAGGTAACCGATATTGAAAGTACCAGAGTAGGATTTCGTAAATTGGAGATTCGTAAGGATGGGGTACTTTGCATTAATGGAAAACGATTAATTGTGCGAGGCGTTAATTTGCATGAATTCTGCCCTGAGACTGGAAGATATGTATCTGAGGAGTATATGAGACAGCAGATTACTCAAATGAAACGGTTGAATTTTAATGCAGTCCGTCACAGTCACTACCCGCATTCAAGCATATGGTACGATTTGTGTGATGAAATGGGGATGTACCTGATTGACGAAGCCAATATTGAAACTCATGAATATGGTGGACAGCTCAGTGCATCAGCGGAGTGGACAGCAGCTTATATGGAACGTGCATTAAGAATGGTACTCAGGAATAAGAATCACCCCTCTGTTATTATATGGTCACTTGGTAATGAATCCGGTGCAGGAGCTAATCATGCTGCAATGTATGGCTGGATCAAGGAATATGACAAGACAAGATATGTTCAATATGAATCCACAAACCCAGGAAGTAATATCTCTGATATTATAGCCTCCATGTATCCGCCCAAGGAATGGATCGAAGAGAAGATGACGGATAGTACAGATCTACGCCCCTTTATTATGTGTGAATATGCCTATGCGAAAAGCAACAGTAACGGTAATTTTAAAATGTACTGGGATATGGTAGAGAAATATCCCCGCTTCCAAGGCGGTTTGATATGGGATTTTCAGGATAAGGCATTGGTACAAAGGAGAGAAGACGGATCAGTCAGGTACGTATATGCAGGAGCATTTAACGAGGAAGTCAGGGATCCTGTTGAAGATATGTGTCTGAATGGAGTAGTATTCCCGGATCTTAGCTGGAAACCTGCAGCATATGAGATAAGAAACTGTCAGGCTCCGGTAGAGATAACATATAACCCTAAGCAGCCCTTTATGGAACGAAGCGAGTACTATATTAAAAATAAATATCTCTTTCGGGATCTTGGACATCTCAGGATTCTATGGGACTTACAATGTGATGGAAGTATCATTGAAAGTGGGGAACTGAAGCAGTATTTGACACTACCGGGAATGTCGGATCGCCTTGAACTTGAATATACTCATGAGAAAGTGTATGGAGAAGCATTTATTAACCTGCGTGTGGTGTTGAGGGAAAATTCATCCCTTGGTAAAGCTGGAGAGGTAGTTTATACATGTCAGGTTCCTGTTGAAGAGTCAGTATTAAGAGATCAGGAAGTAGTGATTCATGGTGAAAAGCTGACGATGAAGGAAACGCTTGATGAGATTTTGATTGTCGGCGATACTACAGAAGTTCGTTTTGACAAACACAGGTGTCATTTCACAAAAGTGTTTTTACATGGGACAGAGGCTTTTGCCGGAGGTATCGATAATTTCTACAGAGCGGCAACCGGAATTGACGAAGGAACAAAGCATCCTCATTTTAATTATCTGGCTGGCTGGCTGGAAGAGGAACTGAGGGAACCGAAGATCTCAGTTCACAAGGTGGAAGTCGCTGCAACAGATACTCAAATATTCATATTTACCAAAGTATCCTATAATCATGAAAAGCTAGTTGTTAATACACAGTATCGGATTGGAAGCAGAGGAATAGAAATAAACAAGACGGTAATTAATAATTGTATTAGTGAAACAATTCCAAGAATTGGACTATCCTTTGTGTTAAATAAAGAGAAAGATCGAATCACCTGGTATGGAAGAGGGCCATGGGAAAATTACAGAGACAGAAAGGAAGCGGCCCATATAGGCTGCTATAGCAGCACTGTTGCCGAGCAGTATATTCCATATATAAAGCCTGTTGAATGTGGCGGGAAAGAGGATGTCAGATATCTGGTAGTACAAGACAGCTCAGGCCGTGGAATACGAATTACCGGAGCCATTCCTTTTCATTTTGATATTCATGATTATTCTATTTTAGCCTGTGATAAGGCTAATTATGAGGATGAACTGATCAGAGATGGAAATATCTATATGAATGTGGATTATCTTCATGCAGGCTTAGGCGGAGACAATGGCTGGTCAAAAAACATACATCCAGAGTATCGTATTGGTAAAGGGTATTATAACTATCAAATAACTATCGAGGTATTATGTTAA
- a CDS encoding helix-turn-helix domain-containing protein, with the protein MIESIMKKDVIYRCIGSNFTDGILACGYMTKPLKEQSQYNFVIDYYSCFVLLSGSGFYYTKDDVKIPIHPGDFVQRIPGENHSTEIIPDGNWLEFFISIGRTTYDYLRSLDLLPADSPVSKIYYDDNTIQMFSRLLQQLKEANDSQLPYLSLKAQEVILSTLNGIQKVPPKDALIHSIEEACRLLSSEVDNDVPLKDVASAINMSYENFRKQFTKIVGMSPSKYRIEQKMKHARLMLLSGVSIKETAVLTGYSDTYSFTKQFTHVTGMSPGRFKLSHHLR; encoded by the coding sequence ATGATAGAATCAATTATGAAAAAAGATGTAATATATCGATGCATCGGTTCTAATTTTACAGATGGAATTTTGGCCTGTGGTTATATGACGAAGCCATTAAAGGAGCAATCGCAGTATAATTTTGTAATAGATTATTACAGCTGTTTTGTGTTGTTGTCCGGTAGTGGATTTTATTATACAAAAGACGATGTTAAGATCCCGATTCATCCCGGTGATTTTGTTCAACGAATTCCAGGTGAAAACCACTCTACAGAAATAATTCCGGACGGAAACTGGCTTGAATTTTTTATCAGCATAGGACGCACTACCTATGATTATCTACGAAGTCTGGATCTTCTTCCTGCCGATTCTCCCGTGAGCAAAATATACTATGATGACAATACAATACAAATGTTTTCCAGACTGCTGCAACAGCTGAAAGAAGCAAATGATTCACAGCTTCCATATCTGTCACTGAAAGCTCAGGAGGTGATTCTATCCACTCTAAATGGCATTCAAAAGGTTCCTCCTAAAGATGCATTAATTCACTCTATAGAAGAAGCCTGTCGTCTTCTATCCTCCGAAGTCGATAACGATGTTCCATTAAAGGATGTTGCCTCTGCCATCAATATGAGCTATGAGAATTTTCGTAAGCAATTTACTAAAATAGTAGGGATGTCACCCTCTAAATATAGAATTGAGCAGAAAATGAAGCACGCCAGGCTTATGCTTTTATCAGGAGTGTCCATAAAAGAAACGGCTGTTCTTACTGGTTATAGTGATACTTACTCATTTACGAAGCAATTTACTCATGTAACAGGAATGTCCCCAGGCCGGTTTAAACTTTCCCATCATCTTCGATAG
- a CDS encoding MFS transporter: MDRNYLNQIKELKNFLILWISQSFSTLGSSMTNYALLIWVYQQKQSTIGVALLAVCTYLPSVLLSFLAGTFVEQNPTIWIVFNFLGNLPLSLLNANMMFIIRTHIPIEMQGRVFSARDTLQYCTIPLGYLLGGILADYIFEPFMNGNSAMKHLIMPIVGDGRGSGIALMFLFTGVSGTIISLLGLMNKEIRTLDKIASSK; this comes from the coding sequence ATGGATAGAAATTATTTAAATCAAATAAAAGAATTGAAGAATTTCCTGATATTATGGATAAGCCAGAGCTTCTCCACACTTGGAAGTTCGATGACAAATTATGCTTTATTAATATGGGTATATCAGCAGAAGCAATCAACAATTGGTGTTGCATTATTAGCGGTATGTACTTATTTACCTTCTGTACTACTCAGCTTTCTGGCTGGTACGTTTGTAGAACAAAACCCAACGATATGGATTGTTTTTAATTTCCTGGGGAATTTACCATTATCACTATTAAATGCCAATATGATGTTCATTATTCGAACTCATATTCCGATAGAGATGCAGGGACGTGTCTTTTCAGCAAGAGATACCTTGCAGTATTGTACAATTCCATTGGGGTATTTATTAGGAGGTATTCTGGCAGATTATATATTTGAACCATTTATGAATGGGAATTCTGCTATGAAGCATCTTATTATGCCAATAGTAGGAGATGGAAGAGGCTCCGGCATAGCGTTAATGTTTCTGTTTACAGGAGTATCTGGAACGATAATTTCACTCCTTGGATTAATGAATAAAGAAATAAGGACACTTGATAAAATTGCATCAAGCAAATAA
- a CDS encoding VOC family protein: MFRYVHTNIIAKDAQKLIKFYKGVLKCRSIGETRDLRGEWLDRLTGISNAHIVGEHLCLPGYDKDHPTLEIFSYDTVENSCKTINKSGMAHLAFEVDDVESTLQLVLQNGGNQIGELVKTEFADGRKAVFAYATDCEGNIIELQSWS; the protein is encoded by the coding sequence ATGTTTCGATATGTACATACGAATATTATTGCAAAAGATGCCCAGAAGTTAATAAAATTCTATAAAGGTGTATTGAAATGTAGAAGCATAGGTGAGACAAGGGATTTACGGGGAGAATGGCTTGATAGGTTAACAGGAATTTCAAACGCTCATATCGTTGGAGAACATCTCTGTCTTCCGGGATATGATAAAGACCACCCCACGCTTGAAATCTTTTCCTATGATACAGTAGAGAATTCCTGTAAAACGATAAATAAATCTGGAATGGCACATCTAGCTTTTGAAGTAGATGATGTGGAAAGCACATTACAGCTAGTGCTTCAAAACGGTGGAAATCAAATTGGAGAATTAGTAAAAACAGAATTTGCAGATGGAAGAAAAGCTGTTTTTGCTTATGCAACTGATTGTGAGGGAAATATTATTGAGCTACAAAGCTGGTCTTAA
- a CDS encoding MBL fold metallo-hydrolase → MIIKWFPRSWIQIRTSEHIIYIDPSYMSTYYKKYNKKIVFSELEDDALPEELEKGDLILISHIHRDHCKEITINRLSDKNTIILTPKRYIKEGNDNIKIITPNSKYRLGNITVEIVNAYNTNEGASVKKVHKIGECVGFIINIDNKRIYFSGDTDIIPEMKDICNIDIAIVPIGGVFTMNIDEAVEVMLSIKPKFVIPVHHLKEDPLDFKAKMDKNGSHTLLLGIGEEIEL, encoded by the coding sequence TTGATTATTAAATGGTTTCCACGTTCATGGATTCAAATAAGGACGTCTGAACACATTATATATATTGACCCATCATATATGAGTACCTATTATAAAAAGTATAACAAGAAGATCGTTTTTTCCGAATTAGAGGATGATGCTTTACCAGAAGAATTGGAAAAGGGGGATCTGATTTTAATTTCTCATATTCATAGAGACCATTGTAAGGAGATTACAATTAACCGATTAAGTGACAAAAATACGATAATATTAACGCCAAAGAGATACATAAAAGAAGGGAACGATAACATAAAAATTATTACTCCGAATAGTAAGTACAGACTTGGCAATATTACAGTTGAAATTGTGAATGCGTATAATACCAATGAGGGAGCTTCTGTTAAGAAGGTGCATAAAATTGGAGAGTGTGTTGGCTTCATCATTAATATTGATAATAAAAGAATATATTTTTCTGGAGATACGGATATTATCCCTGAAATGAAGGATATCTGTAATATTGACATTGCAATCGTCCCAATTGGTGGAGTTTTTACAATGAATATAGACGAAGCAGTGGAAGTAATGCTTTCTATAAAGCCTAAATTCGTAATTCCAGTTCATCATTTGAAGGAAGATCCACTAGATTTTAAGGCAAAAATGGATAAAAATGGTTCTCATACATTGCTATTGGGCATAGGAGAAGAGATAGAATTATAA
- a CDS encoding transposase family protein: MSRASRREIKKAFQKDIVEFLKVQKHFLPDLIKELSAVRDPRHTSYTDYDIEEILYTVIMKNVCTISSMQDMTDKFNTEECAHNLCLILGKEEKEYLPHYVTINECLEKLDPEELQKFRKHIIKKLLRKRSFEHARFLGEYWMVIVDATQLFCFNEKIDEHCLRKTINKGTKDEKTYYYHNVLEAKIVLGDNLIISIATEFIENENEDVEKQDCERKAFKRLAKRLKKDYPRLPICILGDSLYACEPVFQICKDNRWGYLLRFKDGSIPSLAKEYQTIVGMGENEEKIIKEEKTHKRKARESVKHEMKWVSELYYEGHNLTVMELKIEKDGEPEGSFQWITGLPIRGKTAWEFAQTGRKRWKIENEGFNIQKNHRYDIEHANSLNYNAMKNHYLLTQIADVLLQLYENGIKGLREIKRTIKNISSDLLASFGRQLTREDISYTEKRTSLSIS, encoded by the coding sequence ATGTCTAGAGCTTCTAGAAGGGAAATTAAAAAAGCATTTCAGAAAGATATCGTTGAATTTTTAAAAGTTCAGAAGCATTTTCTGCCAGATTTAATCAAAGAGTTAAGTGCGGTAAGGGATCCAAGACATACATCTTATACCGATTATGACATTGAAGAGATTTTATATACCGTTATCATGAAAAATGTATGTACCATATCTTCTATGCAGGATATGACTGATAAGTTTAATACCGAGGAATGTGCGCATAATCTTTGTCTGATCCTTGGAAAAGAGGAAAAAGAATATCTTCCTCATTATGTGACTATCAATGAATGTCTGGAGAAGCTTGATCCAGAAGAACTACAGAAATTCAGAAAGCACATAATTAAAAAGTTACTTAGAAAGAGGAGTTTTGAGCACGCAAGATTTCTGGGTGAATATTGGATGGTAATAGTCGATGCAACACAGTTGTTCTGTTTTAATGAAAAAATAGATGAACACTGTTTAAGAAAAACTATTAATAAAGGAACCAAAGATGAAAAAACCTACTATTATCATAATGTATTAGAAGCTAAGATTGTATTAGGAGACAACCTGATTATCAGCATTGCTACAGAGTTTATTGAAAATGAAAATGAAGATGTTGAAAAACAGGATTGTGAAAGAAAAGCCTTTAAAAGACTGGCAAAAAGGCTGAAGAAAGACTACCCAAGATTACCGATTTGCATACTTGGTGACAGTCTGTATGCTTGTGAACCGGTATTTCAAATCTGTAAAGATAATAGATGGGGATATCTTCTCCGATTTAAAGATGGAAGCATCCCTTCTCTTGCAAAAGAGTATCAAACCATCGTTGGAATGGGTGAAAATGAAGAAAAGATTATAAAAGAAGAGAAAACACATAAAAGGAAAGCTCGCGAGAGTGTTAAGCATGAGATGAAATGGGTATCAGAGCTTTACTATGAGGGTCATAATCTCACAGTAATGGAACTAAAGATAGAGAAAGATGGTGAACCGGAAGGAAGCTTTCAATGGATCACCGGGTTGCCAATCAGAGGAAAGACAGCCTGGGAGTTTGCACAGACCGGAAGGAAACGCTGGAAGATTGAAAATGAGGGATTTAACATCCAGAAAAACCATCGTTATGATATAGAGCATGCAAACAGCCTTAATTATAATGCTATGAAGAACCATTATTTGCTGACACAGATAGCAGATGTACTGTTACAGCTTTATGAAAATGGAATAAAAGGATTAAGAGAAATAAAAAGAACAATAAAAAATATATCTTCCGATTTGCTAGCAAGCTTTGGTCGGCAACTAACAAGAGAAGATATATCCTATACAGAGAAACGCACATCACTAAGCATTTCTTGA
- a CDS encoding RNA polymerase sigma factor, with the protein MKKKITRTQEEIIQTISQYKETIFKVAVSYTRNKTISEDILQDVLIKYMTDSTDFQEEEHKKAWLIRVTINECKKFCRSLWNVKKIPLEDIYPFNDPEKHTVFYAIMELPPKYRLVIHLYYYENMSINEISKSINIKENTVMSLLHRGRKLLRNVLEDEYEYKPV; encoded by the coding sequence TTGAAAAAAAAAATTACTAGAACACAGGAAGAAATAATTCAAACAATTAGTCAGTACAAAGAAACTATATTTAAAGTAGCAGTTTCCTATACAAGAAATAAAACGATTTCTGAGGATATACTTCAAGATGTATTAATTAAATACATGACTGATTCTACTGACTTTCAGGAGGAGGAACATAAAAAAGCTTGGCTGATTCGTGTGACCATTAATGAATGTAAAAAATTTTGTCGTTCATTATGGAATGTCAAAAAAATCCCGCTAGAGGATATCTATCCATTTAATGATCCTGAAAAGCACACTGTCTTTTATGCTATTATGGAGTTACCTCCTAAATATCGACTAGTTATTCATTTATATTATTATGAAAATATGTCTATTAACGAAATTAGTAAATCTATAAATATAAAAGAAAATACCGTTATGTCATTACTTCATAGAGGTAGAAAGCTGTTAAGAAATGTATTGGAGGATGAATATGAATATAAACCAGTATAA
- a CDS encoding transposase domain-containing protein, translated as MIYSITETAKLNGLRPYFYLSYLLDTMRRHQTDTNYDFIDNLLPWSSSLPENCYAPKK; from the coding sequence ATAATCTATAGCATAACGGAAACGGCAAAATTAAATGGTCTGAGACCCTACTTCTACTTATCCTATCTATTAGATACGATGAGACGTCATCAGACAGATACGAACTATGACTTTATAGACAATCTACTTCCATGGTCAAGCTCTCTTCCAGAGAATTGTTATGCGCCAAAAAAATAA
- the tnpC gene encoding IS66 family transposase: MNNKDAYIEQLENTIKKLQLQVDNLTEMILILRKEKFGSSSEKTPKDDIEGQLHLFNEAEAYSDSPDPEPITKEVKGYTRTHTKTKRVEIIKDLPVREILCEIPIEDQYCIQCGNNLKPIGKETVREELEYIPAKLRIVRYVRMAYECPKCKHTDKPYIEKAPTPTSLMNHSLASPSSVANVMYQKYVNSMPLYRQEKDWENLGIALKRSTMANWIIRCSQDYFYPVIQYLRKKLLERDIIHCDETPIQVLKEDGKKPQTKSYMWLYRSGNDGKAPIILYDYRPTRNGDNPVEYLKGFRGYLHTDGYGGYNKLEVIRCGCWAHLRRKFIEAIPGKKAKNAPPTNAEIGRDYCNKLFLIEESLKELSPEVRYTKRLELERPVLDAFWCWLENLTVLNGSALGKAVTYAKNQKPYMENYLLDGRCSISNNTAENSIRPFCIGRKNWLFSDTPKGAEASAAVYSIVETAKANGLNVYTYLEYLLLYMPDTDYHNHPEDLKFLMPWSEAVQAECGK, from the coding sequence ATGAATAATAAAGATGCTTACATTGAACAGCTCGAAAATACAATAAAAAAGTTACAACTACAAGTAGATAATCTTACGGAGATGATACTAATACTTCGGAAGGAAAAGTTCGGTTCATCCAGTGAAAAAACTCCTAAGGATGATATTGAAGGACAACTACATTTGTTCAATGAGGCAGAAGCTTATTCTGATTCTCCTGATCCAGAACCTATAACCAAAGAAGTAAAGGGTTACACCCGGACTCATACAAAGACAAAGAGAGTAGAAATTATAAAAGATCTTCCTGTCCGTGAAATCCTGTGTGAGATTCCTATAGAGGATCAGTACTGTATTCAGTGTGGGAATAATCTAAAACCAATCGGTAAGGAAACGGTTCGTGAGGAGCTGGAGTACATACCTGCTAAACTACGTATTGTTCGTTATGTCCGAATGGCTTATGAATGTCCTAAGTGTAAACATACCGACAAACCCTATATAGAAAAGGCACCTACACCGACATCTTTAATGAACCATTCACTTGCATCACCAAGTTCTGTAGCCAACGTAATGTATCAGAAATACGTGAATAGCATGCCACTTTATCGCCAGGAAAAGGACTGGGAGAATCTCGGTATTGCCTTAAAACGTAGCACTATGGCTAACTGGATTATACGTTGCTCCCAAGATTATTTCTATCCTGTAATCCAGTACTTAAGGAAGAAGCTACTAGAAAGGGATATCATTCATTGCGATGAAACACCTATCCAAGTACTGAAGGAGGATGGTAAAAAACCTCAGACGAAGTCCTACATGTGGCTTTATCGCTCTGGTAATGACGGGAAAGCTCCCATCATCTTGTATGATTACAGACCAACAAGAAACGGTGATAATCCAGTCGAATACCTAAAGGGGTTCAGAGGATATCTTCATACCGATGGATACGGTGGATATAACAAGCTTGAAGTTATCCGGTGCGGTTGTTGGGCTCACCTTCGAAGGAAGTTCATAGAGGCTATTCCTGGAAAGAAGGCAAAGAATGCCCCACCTACCAATGCAGAAATCGGAAGGGACTACTGCAATAAGCTCTTCCTTATAGAGGAAAGTCTTAAGGAACTGTCCCCTGAAGTTAGATATACTAAGCGTCTTGAACTGGAACGCCCAGTCCTTGATGCCTTTTGGTGCTGGCTTGAAAACCTTACGGTATTAAATGGCTCTGCTCTAGGTAAAGCTGTAACGTATGCAAAGAATCAGAAGCCATATATGGAGAATTATCTTCTTGATGGAAGATGCTCCATTTCAAACAATACAGCAGAAAACAGCATACGTCCATTCTGTATTGGCCGTAAAAACTGGCTATTTTCAGATACACCGAAAGGAGCTGAAGCAAGTGCTGCAGTATATAGCATAGTCGAAACAGCAAAAGCAAACGGACTTAATGTATATACATATCTAGAATACTTATTATTGTATATGCCTGATACGGATTATCATAATCACCCAGAAGATCTGAAATTTTTGATGCCTTGGTCAGAGGCAGTACAAGCAGAGTGTGGTAAGTGA